A segment of the Populus alba chromosome 9, ASM523922v2, whole genome shotgun sequence genome:
TCTAACATAGTTGAATTTGAAATCCAGGTCATGGAAGGGACCACACATAGGATgatgttagataaaaaaaaaaatcaaaagaactaTGTATgctaacaagttttttttttttttttcaacttgatttttttttttcttttatcaaacataatgaagcataattaaataaagatgTTAAATAGCATGATGTGTCGCAAGATCATATTTCTTTATGTATATAGCATCCCAGTTCAATCTTTGTTTATctttattgataaataaaaaaacaaaaaaaatttgctaacaaattattttgttacgattcaattttttattttcaaatatattgacacataattaaataaaaaatgttaaataacaTATCATGTTGcgagatcatatatatatatatatatatatatatatatatatatatatatatatcaatcactTGGAATCACAGTTCAATCTTTGTTtatcgttattttttttaatgatattgaagGGAAATTGTgttattgatttataatttatgaatttagttAGATTAGCTTGTTGTTAATGTAAATTAATGAACAATTGATATCCATCAATAAAAGCCATCATAGTAGGTCGGAGGAAGTCGTATGCATTGCTCAGCTACGCCAGGTTTCCTTACACGCTTGCATCtaccaatcatttttttaatttggtctctgatcagataattttttatatttaatccttgattatttgataactcttcaatatttttatttggttttatttgatatctcttcaatttagtccctcatTGTTTGATAAACCTTTAATTTAGTCCCATATTTTATCCTACCCAATCCCAAAAGAGGCCCAACAAGGGGTAAATTAAGGGCACAAAAATGAAACTTATAGATGACCTAAACTAGGTTAGCTCATTATGTGGTTGTGTCAATGATTGGGCTGTAAATTTAGTAGGTTGACTAGGATCAATATAATACGACATCATATTTTTGTTTCACtctataaaaattttttattttattttattttttaacagtttGTTGATTCATATTTTAGCCTAACTAGGTTAGGCAAatgtgaaaataataatgacttgaaaaaacttttaaagcTATATTGGGTTTTGAACATGGCAACCAAGCCACGTTTGGACATGTTTGGTTGAATGGACTATACCGAGTCAACTTCTATTATAGTTAAATTTGAAACCCATGCAAAGAACCACACATAGAacaatattagataaaaaataaaaacaaaaaaaatatgctaacaagttattttgtttcaagtcaattttcttatttttcttttattaaacataatgatacataattaaataaagatgTTAAATAGCATGATGTGTTGCGagatcataaattttttacGCATTCCAGTCGTtgtagataaataaataaataattaaaagaaactatGCTGACAAATTACTTTGTTtcgattcaattttatttttaaatatttaggcATCCCGGTTGACAAACTATGctgataaattattaaataaaaatgttaaataatatatcatgttgcgagatgatatatattttttaatctatattgGCATCCCGGTTCAATCCTTGTTTATCGTTAATCATACagtgagaaattaattttattgaacacATTCATCACGCATTTAAagtaattgaattgatttttgatcCGGCAAGGAGGGTAGCACGGACACCGGAACTAGTGAAAGAAAGCTGCTGGGAATTTGGCAAACCAGAATCATAAATAGAAAACAAGATAGATTGACACAAACTCCTTCGTGCCATCAGTCttagaaacaagaaaagaaaagccaaaCGAGCATAGATATGTATAGATAAATAGATAGATAGACAGTACTCAAACTAGACATTTGAAGCAATTTTGTCCATGATGTTTGCCAGGACATTGTTGGACTCCCTCAGCAACTTGATGCTCACATTCAGCTTCTCACGCTTAGCAGCTACCGCTGGAGATTCCTCTAACATTTTTTCTATCGCACCATCATGTCTACCGACAAGCTCCTGGACGATCTCCTCTTCCATTTCCTTGTTCACAAGATTTCGAACACAAAACTGCAAATGCAGAGCCATAAAATCAACCAACCTCCTCAAAACAATTTTCCAGTAAGCAGTCATTCTCATTTTCAAGTCGAAAGCTTGAAGCAAAATATGCTGCTTATACCCCCTGAGACCTGCAATTGGAACCACTCCCAAACCTTCAATCTTGAATGTAGCAACGTACCCATTTTCCAGGACATCACGCGTGAAATCATGCTGTTGAGCCATGAGCTTGTTCCAGTCATTCATGTATTCAGGATTGCTTGTATAATCTGTCAGTTTCTCCATTTGAACAATCTCTGTGACCCAATTTCTAGAATGCTCTTTCATTCTTGCTATGAGACTATGGCCTGCTCGTCGAGTGGATAGCTGAAGCTGGTGGTAGTTTTCCGAGTGATGCATCAAAACAGATATGACCACACCTTCAATGTAAGTCCATACTTTGTCAACAAAGGCAACCGGTATGTGCGATaccttttcaacctttttcTGCAGGATAGCAAGGAAGGTGGTGCGGGGAAGGAAATTTGGCAATTCAATCCCTTTGGCTTCCTCCAAAACCTGAATCTCATCCATCAGAAAGTTCCCTGTAAGGTCATTTTCAGAGCACTTATGAAGTTCACCTGAGTATTGGTCGAGCATCTCAACCAATCTGGCAGTGCaatgcatatttttatcttctAGATACTCATCATACTCTCCTCTCACAATGATCTTGTTTAGCGACTCTTTGGCGGATCCAACAATGCCCATGAAAGTTGTCAGGGCTTCACCAACCGAGGACAAAGTCTTAGGCATCCTGTTCAGTTCCGAGATACTTGCATTCAGCTTCTCATTAATCTTCCTCACTATCTCTGGCAAGCATCTTGCTATAATAGTTGCTTGaatttgaaccagtttttgAGCCAAAACTGGGATGCCCACCATGGATTTATCAATATTGGATAGAAGAGGATGATTTTCAAACAAGTCAGATTCTTCCTTGCGTGCTTCCTTGTAAGATTCATCACCGATACGATTTCTCACACAGACATAACCCAGACCTATATTCACATCATCAGCCGTAACCTTCTCAAGCAGTCCTTCTGGAGCTCTGTCTGCTTTGGTGACCGCGGCGAGAGTCCTCTCACCATTCTTATCCACTTTCTGTGACATCCTAATAGATTCACAAGTGGT
Coding sequences within it:
- the LOC118053743 gene encoding dynamin-related protein 4C yields the protein MSIVLNRCGSVSEEMSNSSENEVESLPQITEEKHQELGVSHVPIVSSFNERIRPLLDAVDKLRHLQVMKEGIQLPTIVVVGDQSSGKSSVLESLAGISLPRGQGICTRVPLIMRLQHHTAPEPELSLEYNGKTVPTSEAKMADAISLATDEIAGTAKGISNTPLTLVVKKNGVPDLTMVDLPGITRVPVHGQPENIYEQIADIIMEYIRPDESIILNVLSATVDFTTCESIRMSQKVDKNGERTLAAVTKADRAPEGLLEKVTADDVNIGLGYVCVRNRIGDESYKEARKEESDLFENHPLLSNIDKSMVGIPVLAQKLVQIQATIIARCLPEIVRKINEKLNASISELNRMPKTLSSVGEALTTFMGIVGSAKESLNKIIVRGEYDEYLEDKNMHCTARLVEMLDQYSGELHKCSENDLTGNFLMDEIQVLEEAKGIELPNFLPRTTFLAILQKKVEKVSHIPVAFVDKVWTYIEGVVISVLMHHSENYHQLQLSTRRAGHSLIARMKEHSRNWVTEIVQMEKLTDYTSNPEYMNDWNKLMAQQHDFTRDVLENGYVATFKIEGLGVVPIAGLRGYKQHILLQAFDLKMRMTAYWKIVLRRLVDFMALHLQFCVRNLVNKEMEEEIVQELVGRHDGAIEKMLEESPAVAAKREKLNVSIKLLRESNNVLANIMDKIASNV